From the Zonotrichia leucophrys gambelii isolate GWCS_2022_RI chromosome 10, RI_Zleu_2.0, whole genome shotgun sequence genome, one window contains:
- the FEM1B gene encoding protein fem-1 homolog B, with protein MEGLAGYVYKAASEGRVLTLAALLLNRSESDIKYLLGYVSQHGGQRSTPLIIAARNGHAKVVRLLLEHYRVHTQQTGTVRFDGFVIDGATALWCAAGAGHFEVVKLLVSHGANVNHTTVTNSTPLRAACFDGRLDIVKYLVENNANISIANKYDNTCLMIAAYKGHTDVVRYLLEQRADPNAKAHCGATALHFAAEAGHLEIVRELVKWKAAMMVNGHGMTPLKVAAESCKADVVELLLAHADCDRRSRIEALELLGASFANDRENYDILKTYHYLYLAMLERYRDSENVIEKEVLPQIEAYGNRSECRTPQELESIRQDRDALHMEGLIVRERILGSDNIDVSHPIIYRGAVYADNMEFEQCIKLWLHALHLRQKGNRNTHKDLLRFAQVFSQMIHLNEPVKAKDIESVLRCSVLEIEQGMARIKTTPDADIHTAMDNYECNIFTFLYLVCISTKTQCSEDDQSRINKQIYNLIHLDPRTRDGASLLHHAVNSGTPVDDFHTNDVCSFPNALVTKLLLDCGADVNAVDNEGNSPLHIIVQYHRPISDFLTLHSIIISLVEAGAHTDMTNKQKKTPLDKSTTGVSEILLKTQMKLSLKCLAARAVRIYNISYQNQIPRTLEEFVQFH; from the exons atggaggggctggcgGGGTACGTGTACAAGGCGGCCAGCGAGGGCCGCGTGCTCACCCTGGCCGCGCTGCTGCTGAACCGCTCCGAGAGCGACATCAAGTACCTGCTGGGCTACGTGAGCCAGCACGGCGGGCAGCGCTCCACGCCGCTCATCATCGCCGCCCGCAACGGGCACGCCAAGGTGGTGCGGCTGCTGCTCGAGCATTACCGCGTCCACACGCAGCAGACCGGCACCGTCCGCTTCGACGG CTTCGTCATCGACGGCGCCACCGCGCTGTGGTGCGCGGCCGGCGCCGGCCACTTTGAGGTGGTCAAGCTGCTGGTGAGCCACGGCGCCAACGTCAACCACACCACGGTGACCAACTCGACGCCGCTGCGGGCGGCCTGCTTCGATGGCCGGCTGGACATCGTCAAGTACCTGGTGGAGAACAACGCCAACATCAGCATCGCCAACAAGTACGACAACACGTGCCTGATGATCGCGGCCTACAAGGGCCACACGGACGTGGTGCGCTACCTGCTGGAGCAGCGCGCCGACCCCAACGCCAAGGCCCACTGCGGGGCCACCGCCCTGCACTTTGCCGCCGAGGCCGGGCACCTGGAGATCGTCAGGGAGCTGGTCAAGTGGAAGGCGGCCATGATGGTCAACGGGCACGGCATGACGCCGCTCAAGGTGGCCGCCGAGAGCTGCAAGGCCGAcgtggtggagctgctgctggctcacgCCGACTGcgacaggaggagcaggatcgaagctctggagctgctgggggccTCGTTTGCCAACGACAGGGAGAACTACGACATTTTGAAGACTTACCACTATTTATATTTAGCCATGCTGGAGAGGTACCGCGACAGCGAGAACGTCATCGAGAAGGAGGTGCTTCCCCAGATCGAGGCTTACGGAAACAGGTCGGAATGCAGGACCCCTCAGGAGCTAGAGTCCATCAGGCAGGACAGAGATGCCCTTCACATGGAAGGCCTCATAGTGCGGGAGAGAATCCTGGGCTCGGACAATATCGACGTCTCCCACCCCATCATTTACCGGGGCGCGGTCTACGCGGACAACATGGAGTTCGAGCAGTGCATCAAGCTCTGGCTCCACGCCCTGCACCTGCGGCAGAAGGGCAACAGGAACACCCACAAGGACCTGCTGAGGTTCGCTCAGGTCTTCTCGCAGATGATCCACCTGAACGAGCCCGTGAAAGCCAAGGACATCGAGAGCGTGCTGCGCTGCAGCGTGCTGGAGATCGAGCAGGGCATGGCGCGCATCAAAACCACGCCGGACGCCGACATCCACACGGCCATGGACAACTACGAGTGCAACATCTTCACCTTCCTCTACCTGGTGTGCATCTCCACCAAGACGCAGTGCAGCGAGGACGACCAGTCGCGCATCAACAAGCAGATCTACAACCTGATCCACCTGGACCCGCGCACGCGCGACGGCGCCAGCCTGCTGCACCACGCCGTCAACTCGGGCACGCCCGTGGACGACTTCCACACCAACGACGTGTGCAGCTTCCCCAACGCCCTGGTCaccaagctgctgctggactGCGGCGCCGACGTCAACGCCGTGGACAACGAGGGCAACAGCCCCCTGCACATCATCGTGCAGTACCACCGGCCCATCAGCGACTTCTTGACGTTGCACTCCATCATCATCAGCCTGGTGGAGGCCGGCGCCCACACGGACATGACcaacaagcagaagaaaacccCTCTGGATAAAAGTACCACCGGGGTGTCCGAAATCCTCCTTAAAACTCAAATGAAGCTGAGTCTCAAGTGCCTGGCTGCCCGCGCCGTGCGGATCTACAACATCAGCTACCAAAACCAGATCCCCAGAACTCTGGAGGAGTTTGTCCAGTTCCACTAG